One genomic window of Methanosalsum zhilinae DSM 4017 includes the following:
- a CDS encoding aspartate dehydrogenase, whose amino-acid sequence MLKIGIVGCGAIGSQICKSIDADSDDIQIYAVYDHNIDFVYALKEKLKHMKPEFLTIEEMVEHVDLVVESASQKSVSKIIPPALKAGCDVMIMSIGALADSDFREYIYGLARNYNCRIYLPSGSITGIDGLKSAMSGEIYSVTLTTKKPPSGLTGAPYILENEIDLESIESETLIFEGNAAKAVESFPANVNVAATLSIAGIGFERTTVRIVADPHISRNIHEIEVEGEFGKFITRTENIPSPTNPKTSYLASLSAIATLKKIVSPLQIGT is encoded by the coding sequence ATGTTGAAAATAGGTATTGTAGGTTGTGGTGCCATTGGATCTCAGATCTGCAAAAGCATCGACGCAGATAGTGATGATATACAGATATATGCAGTTTACGATCACAATATAGACTTTGTCTATGCTCTCAAAGAAAAACTAAAACACATGAAACCCGAATTTCTCACAATTGAAGAAATGGTCGAACATGTAGACCTTGTAGTAGAATCTGCATCTCAAAAATCTGTGAGTAAGATAATCCCGCCAGCTTTGAAGGCTGGATGTGATGTAATGATTATGAGTATCGGTGCCCTTGCAGATTCTGATTTCAGGGAGTACATATATGGACTTGCCAGAAATTATAATTGCAGAATATATCTTCCCTCCGGATCAATAACAGGTATTGACGGACTCAAGTCAGCAATGTCAGGAGAAATATATTCAGTTACACTTACCACAAAAAAACCACCTTCAGGACTTACCGGTGCCCCCTACATTCTAGAAAATGAAATTGATCTGGAGAGTATTGAATCTGAAACACTGATCTTTGAAGGAAATGCAGCAAAAGCTGTTGAATCATTTCCTGCAAATGTAAATGTTGCTGCAACACTGAGTATAGCAGGTATCGGATTTGAAAGAACCACAGTCCGGATAGTTGCAGATCCTCATATCAGTAGAAATATACACGAAATTGAAGTTGAGGGTGAATTTGGAAAGTTCATCACTAGAACTGAAAATATACCGTCTCCAACAAATCCAAAAACAAGTTATCTCGCATCTCTGTCTGCTATTGCAACACTTAAAAAAATAGTAAGCCCACTGCAAATAGGAACCTGA
- the nadA gene encoding quinolinate synthase NadA — MQDRQSIIEKINKLKKERNAVILSHNYQRKEIQDIADFLGDSLGLSREAVNQDADVIVFCGVDFMAESAAILSPEKTVLLPEMEAECPMAAMVDVDSLRKEKAKYPDAAVVCYVNSSAAIKAECDICCTSSNAVDVVNSLEKDEILFIPDKNLAKYVSFHTDKKIIPWQGYCPTHHQILVGDLLLMKEEHPEAEILAHPECRADVLEVADKVLSTTGITEYVKKSNSKEFIVATETGILHRLEKENPDKRFYAGSEYAVCPNMKMTTLQGVLNSLEKMEHVITVPEDIRIKAKRALDRMLEVGRSDIKEQ, encoded by the coding sequence ATGCAAGACAGGCAATCCATTATTGAGAAGATCAATAAGCTGAAAAAAGAGCGCAATGCTGTTATCCTTTCCCATAATTATCAGAGAAAGGAGATCCAGGATATTGCAGATTTTTTAGGTGATTCTCTGGGACTTAGCAGAGAAGCTGTAAACCAGGATGCAGATGTCATTGTTTTTTGTGGCGTTGACTTTATGGCTGAAAGTGCTGCAATACTGAGTCCTGAAAAAACCGTACTTTTGCCCGAAATGGAAGCGGAATGTCCTATGGCAGCAATGGTGGATGTTGATTCCCTTAGAAAGGAGAAGGCCAAATATCCAGATGCAGCCGTTGTGTGCTATGTTAACTCATCAGCCGCAATCAAAGCTGAATGTGACATATGCTGTACATCATCTAATGCAGTGGATGTCGTAAATTCACTTGAAAAAGATGAAATACTTTTCATCCCGGACAAGAACCTGGCAAAATATGTATCATTTCATACTGATAAAAAGATTATACCATGGCAGGGATACTGCCCAACACATCACCAGATCCTTGTAGGGGACCTTCTTCTAATGAAAGAAGAACACCCTGAAGCTGAGATCCTGGCACACCCTGAATGCCGTGCAGATGTCCTGGAAGTCGCAGATAAGGTTCTTAGTACCACAGGTATAACAGAATACGTGAAGAAATCCAATTCAAAAGAGTTTATTGTTGCTACTGAAACTGGAATACTCCACAGACTTGAGAAAGAAAATCCTGACAAAAGGTTCTACGCAGGTTCTGAATATGCAGTATGTCCGAATATGAAGATGACAACACTTCAGGGAGTCCTGAACTCACTTGAAAAAATGGAGCACGTCATAACAGTTCCTGAAGACATACGAATTAAAGCAAAAAGGGCGCTGGACAGAATGCTTGAAGTAGGCCGCAGTGACATCAAGGAACAATAA
- a CDS encoding APC family permease, translated as MGEDIKLKRELGILEITLIGVGSILGAGIYVLIGAAAGLAGNAVWVSFLIASMVAGLTGFSYMELSSMYPLAGAEYEYAKTAFGERTGLTVGLLIVVVEIVACSTVALGFAGYLTSIMDISGSISIAIAVMHIIFFALILLMGIKYSARIAIFLTVIQISGLFLVIFLGLPLIGSVNYFGIPSIDGIFEASALVFFAFLGFEEVVKLAQETREPVYNTPRALILSIVITVILYISVAVSAVSVVDWKTLSESSAPLAEVAAASLGNDAFIVLSVIALFATSNTVLLMLLGGSRILYGMADSRSLPAKLAYIHPVRRTPAISIFIIAVISIVFVFIVDIEAAAKISNFMMFIVFIVINACLIKLRYTHPDSIRKFKVPLCIGKFPIIPFAGIIMCLFLLSHLDITALIYGISILFLLLLLVFYLKRKKDM; from the coding sequence ATGGGAGAGGACATCAAACTAAAGCGTGAGCTTGGAATCCTTGAGATAACACTGATTGGTGTTGGCAGTATTCTGGGTGCAGGTATCTATGTCCTTATTGGCGCTGCTGCCGGCCTTGCAGGAAACGCAGTATGGGTTTCATTTCTGATAGCATCCATGGTTGCTGGACTTACCGGATTTAGTTATATGGAACTTTCGTCTATGTATCCATTGGCTGGAGCAGAGTATGAATATGCAAAGACAGCATTTGGAGAGAGAACAGGACTTACGGTAGGATTACTGATAGTTGTTGTTGAAATTGTTGCATGTTCTACAGTTGCACTTGGTTTTGCAGGCTACCTGACATCAATTATGGACATTTCCGGCTCCATTTCAATCGCTATAGCAGTAATGCATATCATCTTCTTTGCGTTAATACTTTTAATGGGCATCAAATATTCTGCAAGGATAGCAATTTTTCTAACTGTGATACAGATAAGTGGCCTTTTTCTTGTGATTTTTCTTGGATTGCCTCTGATAGGTTCAGTCAATTACTTCGGGATACCATCAATCGATGGTATATTTGAAGCATCCGCACTCGTTTTTTTTGCATTTCTTGGATTTGAAGAGGTAGTAAAACTTGCACAGGAGACACGTGAACCTGTTTACAATACTCCCCGGGCTCTCATACTATCTATTGTCATTACAGTTATTTTATATATTTCAGTTGCAGTCTCTGCCGTAAGTGTCGTTGACTGGAAAACACTCTCAGAATCTTCCGCACCTCTGGCAGAAGTTGCAGCAGCGTCCCTTGGAAATGATGCCTTTATAGTTCTTTCCGTAATTGCCCTTTTTGCAACTTCGAATACAGTTTTGTTGATGCTGCTTGGTGGTTCAAGGATACTTTATGGTATGGCAGATTCCAGGTCCCTGCCAGCAAAACTGGCCTACATTCACCCAGTCAGAAGAACACCCGCGATTTCAATATTTATTATAGCAGTTATATCTATAGTGTTTGTTTTTATTGTGGACATAGAGGCTGCTGCAAAAATCTCTAATTTTATGATGTTTATAGTGTTCATAGTCATCAATGCATGTCTGATCAAACTCAGGTATACACACCCTGATTCAATAAGAAAATTTAAAGTTCCTTTATGCATCGGCAAATTTCCGATAATTCCCTTTGCAGGAATTATCATGTGCCTCTTTTTATTATCGCATCTTGATATAACTGCTTTGATATACGGAATTTCTATACTTTTTCTGCTGTTATTGCTGGTGTTCTACTTGAAAAGGAAAAAGGATATGTGA
- a CDS encoding UPF0182 family membrane protein: MISKPIYILIALIAVIFGIGPAMGYYTEYLWYDMTGYLSVFLTILSWRALLFLVGFLIVFAFIYLNIGIAKKTVKAILGDGEEKHTEIDGLIVPGAIVLSLIFGLSISSQWETILLYLNMVPAGIEDPIFSRDVSFYLFQLPFMEMIRNILLSMTIFVLIFTGILYLYKLESVLNPQYSTEATEYITPDSDIVEFLNRIPSKVLMHISVLMGLLFLIIGFGFYLSRFEILFSQMGVVAGAGYTDINIRLPLLTVTAVICSLVGAALIANVKLKNIKIPLLGVSIIVIMILLTSFAPAAYQQIKVEPTELQLEEPYLRHNIDYTRMGYGLSDIEVKPFDYNPEITRSAIENNEDVLSNIKIWDQRALQNTYRQTQQIRTYYEFNDVDTDRYYVNGEYRQFMISVREMDITNLDPSARTWVNERLVYTHGYGAVMNSVSEKTDDGRPELVLRDIPPQGDFDLTNPRIYYGEMTRDYKIVNSGQPELDYPQAEGNVFTHYDGTGGVQLDSMFKRLAYMLRFGDINFILSQYITEESRVMYDHQINQRAAKIAPFLAYESDPYPVIHDGKIFWIIDAYTISDKFPYSERYRTGAGDINYIRNSVKVVIDAYEGNVDYYVMENEPMIDTYSQIFPDMFKPYEDMPENLKNHIRYPKEYFSVQMDIYRNYHMTDTETFYNKEDAWQVPREYYRGSTIQMEPYYIMTRLPNGEGIEYILMQPFTPRNRQNMISWIAARCDEPNYGQLIHYEFPKDRLIYGPNQIESRIDQDPEISQLFTLWGQQGSSVIRGNLLVVPLDSSILYIEPVFISADEGEIPELRRIIVSSGETVYMGLDLMTSLQVLLGDEVIDGEPVPLPGDARELANQALEHYNAAQDHLREGNWAGYGQEMEQVRDLIEQISHIMMEVEEQ, encoded by the coding sequence ATGATTTCAAAACCTATATACATTCTTATTGCACTGATAGCAGTTATATTTGGGATTGGTCCTGCAATGGGTTATTACACCGAATATCTCTGGTATGATATGACAGGGTATTTATCGGTGTTTTTAACTATCCTGAGCTGGAGAGCTTTACTATTCCTGGTAGGTTTTCTTATTGTATTTGCCTTTATCTATCTGAATATTGGAATAGCAAAAAAAACAGTCAAAGCTATACTTGGTGATGGTGAAGAAAAGCATACTGAAATTGACGGGTTGATTGTACCTGGCGCAATAGTACTGTCACTGATATTTGGCCTATCCATAAGCAGTCAGTGGGAGACTATACTACTCTACCTGAATATGGTGCCAGCCGGTATAGAAGACCCTATATTTTCCAGGGATGTTTCTTTTTACCTGTTCCAGCTTCCATTTATGGAAATGATCAGAAACATATTGCTTTCAATGACAATTTTTGTTCTGATATTTACAGGGATCCTGTATCTGTATAAACTGGAAAGTGTACTAAACCCTCAATACAGCACAGAGGCTACAGAATATATAACACCGGACAGTGATATAGTAGAATTTTTAAACAGAATACCATCAAAGGTCCTTATGCATATTTCAGTCCTTATGGGTCTGCTTTTTTTAATAATAGGGTTTGGATTTTATCTTAGCAGATTTGAGATTCTATTTTCACAGATGGGTGTCGTAGCAGGTGCCGGATATACAGATATAAACATCAGACTGCCACTGCTGACAGTAACAGCTGTTATATGTTCTTTGGTAGGTGCTGCACTAATAGCTAATGTCAAACTGAAAAATATCAAAATTCCATTGCTGGGTGTTAGTATAATTGTGATCATGATCCTGCTTACCTCCTTTGCCCCTGCAGCCTATCAGCAGATCAAGGTAGAGCCTACTGAACTTCAGCTGGAAGAGCCATATCTAAGACACAATATTGACTATACAAGAATGGGATATGGACTTTCAGATATTGAGGTAAAGCCTTTTGATTACAATCCAGAGATCACCCGTTCTGCAATTGAAAATAATGAAGACGTGTTATCAAACATTAAAATATGGGATCAGAGAGCACTTCAAAATACATACAGGCAAACCCAGCAGATTCGAACATATTATGAATTCAATGATGTAGATACTGACAGGTACTATGTAAATGGAGAATACAGGCAGTTTATGATATCTGTCAGAGAAATGGATATAACAAACCTTGACCCTTCAGCCAGAACCTGGGTGAATGAGCGACTTGTATACACCCATGGATATGGAGCAGTCATGAATAGTGTAAGTGAAAAAACGGATGATGGAAGGCCTGAGCTTGTACTTCGGGACATACCTCCTCAGGGAGATTTTGATCTCACAAACCCCAGGATCTACTACGGGGAAATGACCCGGGACTATAAGATAGTAAACAGTGGTCAGCCAGAGCTTGACTATCCACAGGCAGAGGGGAATGTATTCACCCATTATGATGGAACTGGTGGAGTGCAGCTTGATTCCATGTTTAAAAGGTTGGCATACATGCTGCGCTTTGGAGATATAAATTTCATTCTCAGCCAGTATATAACTGAAGAAAGCCGGGTGATGTATGATCACCAGATAAACCAGAGAGCTGCCAAAATTGCTCCCTTCCTGGCCTATGAAAGCGATCCATACCCTGTTATCCATGATGGTAAAATATTCTGGATAATAGATGCATACACCATCTCTGATAAATTCCCTTACTCTGAACGCTACAGAACAGGAGCCGGAGATATCAATTATATTCGCAATTCCGTAAAAGTAGTAATAGATGCCTATGAAGGAAATGTAGACTATTATGTAATGGAAAATGAACCCATGATTGATACATATTCACAGATTTTCCCTGATATGTTCAAACCATATGAAGATATGCCGGAAAATCTGAAGAACCACATAAGATATCCAAAAGAATACTTCAGTGTCCAGATGGATATTTATCGAAATTATCATATGACCGATACTGAAACGTTCTACAATAAGGAAGATGCATGGCAGGTCCCAAGGGAATATTACCGTGGAAGTACAATCCAGATGGAACCTTATTACATAATGACCAGGCTTCCAAATGGAGAAGGTATTGAATATATACTCATGCAGCCATTTACACCAAGAAATCGTCAGAATATGATCTCATGGATAGCTGCAAGATGTGATGAACCAAATTATGGACAGCTTATACACTACGAATTCCCAAAAGACAGATTGATATATGGACCAAATCAGATAGAATCCAGAATAGATCAGGACCCTGAAATATCCCAGTTATTCACACTATGGGGACAGCAGGGATCCAGTGTCATTCGAGGAAACCTTCTGGTAGTTCCACTTGACAGCTCAATCCTTTACATTGAACCGGTGTTCATAAGTGCAGATGAAGGAGAGATTCCTGAACTTAGAAGAATAATAGTATCCTCTGGAGAAACAGTTTACATGGGCCTTGACCTGATGACATCATTGCAGGTTCTGCTGGGTGATGAAGTCATTGATGGAGAACCAGTTCCCTTACCAGGAGATGCAAGAGAACTGGCAAACCAGGCACTTGAACATTACAACGCTGCCCAGGACCATTTAAGAGAAGGAAACTGGGCTGGATACGGACAGGAAATGGAACAGGTACGTGACCTTATTGAGCAGATCTCACATATCATGATGGAGGTTGAAGAACAGTGA
- a CDS encoding BatD family protein: MIQSQKKFTLLISAVLIMLLLNGMALGAQVDEVTLVQGDAYQINNYLIDARLITASGQTASFDVYEREDKIKSSMLSVNESFTFDFEDGGEVEVELVKVDSSSGLLDRATIAISISGYSVRDLHTTKKVPYGDDPDFVGAPELEITKEVGAETVNVGESVRITVKAKNVGDDEALDVRFSDSPKRSFALGDTILDDRGPMSIGTGESKTIMIYELKPTEPGTFTLNPTEATFYNKANKRFDAESNTPVITVEGSLQEADVTISHSAESRNVERNSRINMVINLKNEGNTAAQGLRVDIELPDDIEFVGGDDEVEVIRGNPRIYIESFGQQQEKEITYSVRPKVTGTYSIGAKLFYEYDDGISTSDTSKEATVDNINVVEAKYDFLLELPVYVYIVPLLIFGAVGAWIIHRQKQYKF, encoded by the coding sequence ATGATACAGTCGCAAAAAAAATTTACCTTACTAATATCTGCAGTACTTATCATGCTGCTGCTTAATGGAATGGCTTTAGGTGCTCAAGTAGATGAAGTTACACTTGTTCAGGGAGACGCATATCAGATTAATAACTATCTGATAGATGCTCGTCTTATTACCGCATCAGGCCAAACGGCCTCATTTGATGTGTATGAACGTGAGGATAAAATTAAAAGTTCAATGCTTTCTGTGAATGAATCATTCACCTTTGATTTTGAGGATGGCGGCGAAGTGGAAGTAGAACTGGTCAAAGTGGATTCCAGCAGTGGCCTTCTTGATCGTGCTACGATTGCTATTTCTATATCAGGTTATAGCGTACGAGATCTCCATACTACTAAAAAGGTCCCTTATGGCGATGATCCTGATTTTGTAGGCGCACCCGAGCTTGAAATAACTAAAGAGGTAGGTGCTGAGACAGTAAATGTAGGTGAATCAGTCAGGATCACAGTGAAAGCTAAAAATGTAGGTGATGATGAGGCCCTGGATGTACGCTTCTCAGATTCACCAAAGAGAAGCTTTGCACTGGGTGATACAATTCTTGATGATCGGGGCCCAATGTCTATAGGTACCGGCGAATCCAAAACTATCATGATCTATGAACTAAAACCGACAGAACCTGGTACTTTTACACTCAACCCAACGGAAGCTACATTTTATAATAAGGCCAATAAGAGATTTGATGCGGAATCAAATACTCCAGTTATAACCGTGGAAGGATCATTACAGGAAGCAGATGTTACCATTTCCCATTCAGCTGAAAGCAGAAATGTTGAACGCAATTCCCGGATAAACATGGTAATCAACCTCAAGAATGAAGGAAATACTGCTGCTCAGGGTCTTCGTGTGGATATTGAACTGCCGGATGATATAGAATTTGTCGGTGGTGATGATGAGGTAGAGGTTATCCGTGGAAATCCCAGAATATACATAGAATCCTTTGGTCAGCAGCAGGAAAAAGAAATAACATATTCAGTCAGGCCAAAGGTGACAGGAACATATAGTATTGGAGCAAAATTGTTTTATGAATATGATGATGGTATTTCAACATCTGATACTTCTAAAGAAGCAACAGTGGATAACATAAATGTTGTTGAGGCAAAATATGATTTTCTGCTGGAACTGCCTGTTTATGTGTACATTGTTCCTCTATTGATATTTGGTGCAGTAGGAGCATGGATAATACACAGGCAAAAACAATATAAGTTCTGA
- a CDS encoding PPC domain-containing DNA-binding protein has product MKYSKATQGRIFIVRMDHGDDIIEQLKGLALEENIRSAFFIILGAAEQSTLVTGPKEPLVPPETVQTMFNDVGEIIGGGNIMMQNNEPLIHLHTAIGNSRDVKVGCMRDTSRTFMTAEIFIMELDDITVSRKYDNQRGFSPIEFNS; this is encoded by the coding sequence ATGAAATATTCTAAAGCAACACAGGGACGCATTTTTATTGTCCGTATGGATCATGGAGACGATATTATTGAACAGCTTAAAGGTCTGGCACTTGAAGAAAATATCAGGTCTGCTTTTTTCATAATACTGGGTGCAGCCGAACAATCTACACTTGTTACTGGTCCAAAGGAACCTTTGGTGCCTCCTGAGACCGTGCAGACCATGTTTAATGATGTAGGTGAAATTATTGGTGGTGGCAATATCATGATGCAAAATAATGAACCACTAATTCACCTGCACACTGCTATAGGTAACTCCAGGGATGTTAAAGTTGGATGTATGCGTGATACTTCCAGGACATTCATGACAGCTGAAATATTTATCATGGAACTGGATGATATCACTGTATCAAGAAAATATGATAATCAGAGGGGTTTTTCTCCAATAGAGTTCAATAGTTAA
- a CDS encoding geranylgeranylglycerol-phosphate geranylgeranyltransferase: MKKTINVLLPYLQLIRYRNCLMAAIGTLIGVFIAYNILPTTSITYSAEILIIKALLAFVSVFFITGAGNSINDYFDVDIDAINRPSRPIPAGKVTEQNALYFSTALFIAGMVAAFSVNYICAVIAGINVLVLIYYARSLKRKALVGNISIGYLTGSIFLFGGSVFGMEGLMMLSILFLLAALATMAREIVKDIEDIEGDRLSGASTLPIKIGVKRSVYTASFIVAVALVASPLPYIISILGTGYLYAVAIADLLFILAIIEVGLRDNAARSSRLFKAGMVFALIAFIAGA, translated from the coding sequence ATGAAAAAAACAATAAATGTACTCCTTCCATATCTTCAGCTCATAAGATACAGAAATTGCCTTATGGCTGCCATTGGAACTCTTATTGGAGTATTTATTGCATATAACATACTTCCGACTACATCAATCACCTATTCAGCAGAAATATTGATTATTAAAGCACTACTGGCTTTTGTTTCAGTCTTTTTTATTACAGGTGCAGGCAACTCCATAAACGATTATTTTGATGTGGATATTGATGCAATCAACCGTCCATCACGCCCGATTCCGGCAGGCAAGGTAACCGAACAAAATGCATTGTATTTTTCAACTGCCCTGTTTATTGCAGGCATGGTTGCAGCTTTCAGTGTTAATTATATATGTGCTGTTATTGCAGGCATTAACGTTCTGGTCCTTATATACTATGCCAGATCACTCAAAAGAAAGGCGCTGGTTGGGAACATAAGTATCGGATACCTCACAGGATCTATTTTTCTCTTCGGTGGAAGTGTATTCGGTATGGAAGGACTGATGATGCTCTCAATACTCTTCCTGCTTGCAGCTCTTGCAACCATGGCCAGAGAGATTGTAAAAGATATAGAAGATATTGAAGGAGACCGTTTAAGTGGAGCTTCAACTCTCCCGATAAAAATTGGAGTTAAGAGATCGGTCTATACAGCTTCATTTATAGTAGCTGTAGCTCTTGTTGCAAGCCCACTGCCGTACATAATATCAATCCTTGGCACTGGATACTTATATGCAGTGGCTATTGCAGATCTTCTATTTATTCTGGCAATCATTGAAGTTGGTCTTAGAGACAATGCAGCCAGATCATCCAGATTATTTAAAGCAGGTATGGTTTTTGCACTTATTGCTTTCATTGCAGGTGCATGA
- the nadC gene encoding carboxylating nicotinate-nucleotide diphosphorylase — protein sequence MLTGEIEKFVEEDQVYLDIASSIVPSKKVNAVIFTKQDCTIAGVEEVKSIFDYFGIEYSSSFTDGDNVGSGETIFRLYSEAASILCAERIILNFLGHLSGIATMTRSCVSRIENISSAKIACTRKTVPGIRRFEKAAVVAGGGDPHRFSLSDMVMIKDNHIKLMGLEEAIVAARKHSSFVQKVEVEVESEQDAVTAVELGADIIMLDNMDPGLIIRTLQTLKRKGLRDSVIIEASGGIHQGNLEEYAKTGVDVISMGSLVYDAGWIDVSLEILTDTI from the coding sequence ATGCTTACTGGTGAAATTGAAAAATTCGTTGAAGAGGATCAGGTATATCTTGATATAGCTTCTTCAATTGTACCTTCAAAGAAGGTTAATGCTGTCATTTTTACAAAACAGGATTGTACAATTGCAGGAGTTGAAGAAGTTAAGTCTATTTTTGATTATTTTGGTATAGAGTACAGTTCTTCTTTTACAGATGGAGATAATGTTGGCTCAGGTGAGACCATATTCAGACTGTATTCCGAAGCTGCTTCAATACTGTGTGCAGAGAGAATTATTCTGAATTTCCTTGGACACCTGAGCGGTATTGCAACAATGACCCGTAGCTGTGTATCTCGTATAGAGAACATATCATCTGCAAAGATTGCATGTACAAGAAAAACAGTCCCCGGGATTCGCAGGTTCGAAAAGGCTGCGGTTGTTGCCGGTGGTGGTGACCCGCACAGATTCAGTTTATCAGATATGGTTATGATAAAGGATAACCACATCAAACTGATGGGTCTTGAAGAAGCTATTGTTGCTGCCAGAAAGCATTCCAGTTTTGTTCAGAAAGTAGAAGTTGAGGTTGAGTCTGAACAGGATGCCGTTACAGCTGTAGAATTGGGTGCTGATATTATTATGCTGGACAACATGGATCCGGGATTGATTATTCGTACACTGCAAACACTAAAAAGAAAAGGTCTTCGTGACAGTGTGATCATAGAAGCATCAGGTGGGATACATCAGGGAAACCTTGAAGAATATGCAAAAACAGGGGTTGATGTTATTTCAATGGGCTCGCTTGTATACGATGCAGGATGGATTGATGTAAGTCTTGAGATTCTAACCGACACTATCTGA
- a CDS encoding FtsZ/tubulin family protein: MLNILMIGNGQCGNRILDAVNRESFGSKSKFAKFYSKQKFKSNVETIAVNTAINDLKEMKFTKAKDRIHIPHLHGVGANRNIGKKVFEDNKEQIMRKVEERGRFDVAFVITSASGGTGSSFSPLLVKELKERYDYPVYSIVVLPFREEGTLYLQNAAFSLREMRESGTDGIILADNQFLKQMGGDVQSAYDGINSMIARRILFLIDSLDSEMMMVTDLGDFKTVMSGGAGLATVGFYGGDDGDMSVKTSIQKALSPPGLLFSTDVYEEASRAMIIIKGDRKYLNIDDISHEVEKLSSAIGHVFKGIIIREGEYPQVLVVLTLESTSELEKMYSAAVEAINMEREKKSRVESQKDMDKAFSQIEGYEPSY, translated from the coding sequence TTGCTTAATATACTGATGATAGGAAATGGGCAGTGTGGCAATAGAATACTTGATGCAGTGAACCGGGAGTCCTTTGGCTCAAAGAGTAAATTTGCAAAGTTCTATTCCAAGCAGAAGTTCAAGAGCAATGTGGAAACAATTGCAGTAAACACTGCCATCAATGATCTAAAGGAGATGAAATTTACAAAAGCAAAGGATAGGATTCATATTCCCCATCTCCATGGCGTAGGTGCTAATAGAAATATTGGTAAGAAGGTATTCGAAGATAATAAAGAACAGATAATGCGAAAAGTTGAGGAAAGAGGTCGCTTTGATGTAGCTTTTGTTATAACATCAGCATCAGGGGGAACTGGTTCTTCTTTTAGTCCGTTACTTGTAAAGGAACTCAAAGAGAGGTATGATTATCCTGTATATTCGATAGTTGTACTTCCATTCAGGGAGGAAGGTACATTATACCTCCAGAATGCTGCTTTTTCTCTGCGCGAGATGCGTGAAAGCGGTACTGATGGAATAATACTTGCAGATAATCAGTTTTTAAAACAGATGGGTGGTGATGTCCAATCTGCATACGATGGAATCAATTCAATGATCGCCAGGCGTATACTGTTCCTTATTGATTCCCTGGATAGTGAAATGATGATGGTTACAGATCTTGGTGATTTTAAAACCGTGATGAGTGGTGGTGCCGGTCTTGCAACTGTTGGCTTTTATGGCGGTGATGATGGAGATATGTCTGTTAAGACTTCTATTCAGAAAGCTCTTTCACCTCCAGGCCTTCTGTTTTCCACGGATGTTTATGAAGAAGCCAGCAGGGCAATGATCATAATTAAGGGTGACAGGAAATATCTAAACATTGATGATATTTCCCATGAGGTGGAAAAACTGTCATCTGCCATTGGCCATGTGTTCAAAGGAATAATCATAAGAGAGGGTGAATATCCACAGGTGCTTGTTGTTTTAACACTTGAATCCACCTCAGAACTTGAAAAAATGTATTCTGCTGCTGTGGAAGCTATAAACATGGAACGTGAAAAGAAATCCCGTGTGGAATCCCAGAAGGACATGGACAAAGCATTTTCTCAGATCGAAGGATACGAACCCTCCTATTAA